The stretch of DNA TCTGGTCAAGTTTCAAAGCGGCTTTTCCTTTAAGGGTAATTTTGTATAGTTCTGAAGGCCACCCGGGCTTAGTGACTTTTTCGCCCTCTTTGGCGATCCATCCACCCCTTTCGAGCACATCTACCCGTCTGTAGATCGTCTTAACGTCTTTATTCCTAAAACCCTTCGCACTCTTAACTATCAGAAACAAGTCATATTTTGCTAAAAGCTGCCCCGAGAAAAGAATCAGCAGTATGACGCGGTTTAGGGTTGCCTCTTTTCCACTAAACACCTTAAGCGGTGTACCCTTACTTTTCTTCCGCGCCAAAGTTCACTACTCCCCCTAAAGCTTTGGAAGGAATATAGATGGCGTCGGAACTAGGCTATCACATTAACCCATGCATTTTAAGTCGTTTTGTCTGAGGCAAAATAATTCTAGTCTAGAAATGCCCTGAGGTAAAATTCAAGAAGGCGCCTTTAAATAGCAACTTTGCTAGGTCTATGTAAAAAATAACAAGACACCGATAGCTTTAGAATGAATTTTGCCGAAGTCTAATTGGTGCATTTCTAGACTAGAAACGTTTTGACGGGTACTTTTCTATACTAGGAAACGGGATATCAGGTCAAAAGGGTAAGTGTGGCGGGGCGCCTCATTGAGGCTGCTTATCGATTAACATGATGTGGGTTATGTTTCCTTCTCTAGTTGCTTTAATCTCAAGTTGCCGATGACGCAGACACCGCAAAAACTCATGGAGCTCTTTAGGAAAACGCATACATACTTCTTCATATTCACGAGCCCCCTTCTTTCCATGCTTCTTAACAATGTAGAATCCGAGCTTAACCATACGTCTCAGCTCCCGTTTGCGTTTGCTTACCAGTAGTTTGAGCAGCGGCCTTAAACTGTTCTTTTGATAACTGGTTCATCAGCCAGCGGGCTGCTTCTCTTAGAAATTCTTCTTTAGTAGAATAACCTAACTGCTTGTTATTAGCTATGAACACCTCAATTTCTTGGACCAGTTCAAACGGCATAACCACTGACTGATGTAGCAGTGCTTCTATTGCATCTTCATAGGTTTTGATTTCACCTGATTTAGCAGTTAATTGCCCAACAATAGCTGTTAATTCCGAATGAAATTGATCTGATATTTTCAGAGTCTTCACTTGTCAGCTCTCCAGGTTAGTAATCTTGGAAAAGATTAGCTTTTAAAACAATATGTCAATTCGTACTTCCAAGACAGGGGAGAGGCGAGTGAAAATAACGGTTGAATAAAGTTAGCAATCGTTCATAAAGCTTAAGTTAAGTTCAATACAATTCCAGCTTATCGCTAATCAATTTGCAGTCTATTGGAGATATATGCTTTGAATAGTAATCCTCCCGAGTATACTTGTCCTCTTTGTCATTCTTCTCTTGAAAGTGACGAATACAATAAAGCAATCGCCGAGTTAAGAAAGAAGGTCTCAGAAACTTATGGTGAAGAGAACAAGAAGGCTAAACAAGAATTTGACCAAAGAGTAGAACAGATTAACAAATCTCACAGGCAAGAAATCGATAACTTGAAAACTGCATTTTCGGAGCAATCAAAAACCCTAAAAATTGAAATGGAAGGTAGCTACAAACGACAGCTAGACGAATTGAAAAAGACCTACGATAGCCTAGGGAAGCAAAATCAGAAGAACTTTGTGGAATTAGAGAAGAAAATTAGAGCTGACTGTAAAAAAGAAATTCAAGAAAAAGAAAAGCTTCTTAGCAGTCTTAAGCGAGAGCAAACAAGACTCGAAAAAATAGCATTCGAGAAAGGCAAAGCAGATGCTGATATCGACCGCAAAAAACTTCAGAACGATGTCAATGAAAGGGACCTACTCCTCAAGCGGGCTAAACAAGAGACTGATGAACTAAGAAAGCAATTACAGCAGAGCCAATCAGAACTCAAGGGTGAAGTTGGAGAAATAGACCTTTACATCAATTTGACACAGGCTTTTGATCAAGATTTCTTCACTCGACAAAAAAGAGGTACCTCAATGGGCGATATTGTACAAAAAATAAGAACACAATCGGCTTCATTGGAGATGCCAATCGTCTATGACAATAAACAGGCTGAAAGCGTAACTGCTAAAGATATCGAGAAGGCCAAAAAATACAAGGAAGTTCACGGCACTGAATACGTTATAATAGTTTCCAGCAACTTGCCTAAAAAAGATGTAAAGAACGGCTTGTTCGGCGAGAAGGACGGCGTTCTGCTGTGCCATCCATGCATACTGGTCGATGTGGTTAAGCAAATACGCAGGGCTATCATAGAAATCTCAAAGCAGTCAGAGAGCAAAAAAGACCGGGAAAGCAAAGAGTCAAAATTATACGATTACATTAGGAGCACAGAGTTTGCTTCAACTGTAGAAAAATTGCATGATGTCTATCAGAAGTCAGCTGACTTACAGGATAACGAGGAAAGAGCGCATGCAAGACTGTGGAAGGAAAGAAAGAAGCTGCAATCGCAAATAAACGATGTCTATAGCGGAATTTGCACGGGCGTTGATTGTATAATTCAAGAAAAGCTACCTATGCAGGACTTAGCGATTGAGGACAATGAAAAGGAGCAAAAAACTGACAGCGAGCAGCTGTCCCAGCAACTATTAGTGAAAAGGAAGAAAAAGAAACTGGAAAACGAAGACCAGATGGTTTAAGCTCTGAACAGTGTTAAGCAATGGAAATCTTGTTTTTACCCAATGAGACACTATTTCTGACTTTCAAACTATCTAATGGTTCTGGATGGCTAACGAGCCATCGGCTCATTTTATGCTTTCACCCAACAGGCCACCTTGAAGGCAGCCCCCCTGCTTTGTACCATTTAAAGAATTTTAAGAAAGCGCAAATCAAGGGTTCAGCATTAATCGTGCAATTTCAGGATAAAACCATGAAAATTAATCTTCAAATATATTCATCAAGTCTCCTTCAAGAAATCAAAGAGTACATAGAAGAAGCGGCAAAAAATTGGAGCGCCTCTAAAACGACTAACTGCTAATATGCTAGATGCTCTTATGCTTGAAGCTCAAAAAACTAAAAATACGCTAAACTACTTCACCGAGGTGTGAAATTTTTATCGGTAAGTCATCAACGCAAGCTAGCGATTTATAGCGGCAAACTGATTTGTGAATCTGGGAACGATTTCTTATGAAATCGTGGAAATCTAATGTTGCAAAGGTTGCTTTCCCATTTGTTTCAGCCCAATTATATGCGTCAACAAATATTTTGGCGTCATCTCGATTGTCTACTGAGACTTGAACAATATCTTCACACATCACATCTGTTGACATTGGTATTAGGGGTTTTTGAACGTAGCCAAACGCAACAGCAAGGCCCTTCCTAGTCAGGGCATCTTTATCTCGCATATAAGTTAAAACTTCTGTTGGTTTTAGCTTCGCTAAGTCTAAGAGCAAATCCTGAAAATGTTTTCTGTCATTCTTGTTAGTACTACCAGTATCAAAGTCTGTAGGCTTACCACCAGCTTTCAGGAACTTTGCCATTTTGACATAAAGCTCCCTACGCCTAGCAAGACGTCTTTCAATTTCCCCATTGACACGATGACCTGTATATTTATGATACCCGTTTCCAAAGAATCTCTTGCTTTGTTCTGTCCATTTCCCCGGGTAGGCAAACGCAAAAAAGATGCAACTATCGATAAAGAAGCGAGTCATCGGTTCACTGTGGGTTCTTTTCGTAAATTCTTTCAATCTCAGAAACTGAATCGATAATCCGCTTGTTTGTCGTAGAATGAGTTTTGGCGAAGTATGTACTGTAGGGTAAATCTAAATTGTCATCATGGATGGCTTTCTTGTATTCATTGACTTTACCTTT from Candidatus Bathyarchaeota archaeon encodes:
- a CDS encoding ribbon-helix-helix domain-containing protein, with the translated sequence MKTLKISDQFHSELTAIVGQLTAKSGEIKTYEDAIEALLHQSVVMPFELVQEIEVFIANNKQLGYSTKEEFLREAARWLMNQLSKEQFKAAAQTTGKQTQTGAETYG
- a CDS encoding DUF2130 domain-containing protein, translated to MNSNPPEYTCPLCHSSLESDEYNKAIAELRKKVSETYGEENKKAKQEFDQRVEQINKSHRQEIDNLKTAFSEQSKTLKIEMEGSYKRQLDELKKTYDSLGKQNQKNFVELEKKIRADCKKEIQEKEKLLSSLKREQTRLEKIAFEKGKADADIDRKKLQNDVNERDLLLKRAKQETDELRKQLQQSQSELKGEVGEIDLYINLTQAFDQDFFTRQKRGTSMGDIVQKIRTQSASLEMPIVYDNKQAESVTAKDIEKAKKYKEVHGTEYVIIVSSNLPKKDVKNGLFGEKDGVLLCHPCILVDVVKQIRRAIIEISKQSESKKDRESKESKLYDYIRSTEFASTVEKLHDVYQKSADLQDNEERAHARLWKERKKLQSQINDVYSGICTGVDCIIQEKLPMQDLAIEDNEKEQKTDSEQLSQQLLVKRKKKKLENEDQMV